GGGCTGTAGACATGGTTGGTGATGGTCAGGTACTTCTGGACCTCATAGAACTTGGCCGAGAGGATGGTGTTGTAGGGGTTCTCCTGGCCGTCGACCGCATTCGTCTCCAGCGCGGTGAACAGCTCGGAATACGGCAGCGGCACCGCATTCGCGCCGAGCTGCTTGAAGCTGTCCAGGAACACGTTGTTCTGCATCACCCGCAGCTTGATGCCGTTCAGGTCTTCCAGCTTGGTGACCGGGCGCTTGCTGTTGGTGAGGTTGCGGAAACCGTTCTCCCAATAGACCAGGCCCACCATGCCCTTGTCTTCGAGCTTGGCGCGCACCTTGTCGCCGACCGGGCCGTCCAGCAGCGCATCGGCTTCGCGGGTGTTGTTGACCAGGAAAGGCGTGTCCCAGAGCGCCATTTCCTTGGCGATGCCGACCAGCGTCGCGGTCGAGCCCACCATCATCTCCTGGGCACCGCCGATCAGCGCCTGCTGCATCTGGGTGTCCGGGCCCAGCGCCGCACCGCCGATCGCGCGGATGCGCATCTTGCCGCCGGACAGCTTCTGCACCTCGTCGGCAAACATCTTCACCGCACGGCCCTGGTTGCTGTTCTCGGCCAGGCCGTAGCCGAAGCGGATCAGTCGGGGCTTGATGTCCTGGGCCTGGACGGGCAGCACCGCGGCCAGCGCCAGCGCGGCACCGGCGGCCAGGGTCAGTCGGCGGGCGGTACGGGTCAGGCCTTGCGTCGGGGAGGTCGTCATGGGGAGGTCTCCTGTGGGGGTGTTGTTGTCGAGGTCGTGAGGGGAATCGTGGGACCGCCGCGGCCAGGCGTGAAGGGTTTTGCTTCAGGTGCCGTGCGGGGGCGGGTCGGCTGTCGGTCGGCTGTCGGTCGGTCGGCTTTGGGTCGGCTTTGGGTCGGCTTTTGGTCGGCTTTTGGTAGGGGGTCGCTCTGGTGTGCGTCCCGCCCGTCACCGCAGCCAGTGCATCGGCGCAATCACCAACTGCGGGAAGCAGGTGAACAGCACCAGGATGACGGCGTAGGTCAGCAGGAACGGGTTCACGCCCTTGATCACCTGGTGCATCGACAACCGGCCCACGCCGGCCACCACGTTCAGCACCGTGCCCACCGGCGGTGTGATCAGGCCGATGGCGCCGTTCAGCACGAACATCAGACCGAAGTAGACCGGATCGATGCCGGCCTTCACCGCGATCGGCAGCATCACCGGCGCGAAGATCAGGATGGTGGGCGTGAGGTCCAGCGCGGTGCCGATCAGCACCAGCAGCACCATCATCAGCGCCATCAGCAGCCGCGGCGACTCGATCAGCCCGCCGAGCCAGCCGCTGAGCACACCCGGCAGGTCGGCCAGGGTGATCATGTAGCTGGCGACCTGCGCACCGGCACACAGGAACATCACGATCGCCGTTGTCTTGGCGGCGCGGACCAGCACGCCGTGCAGGTCGCGCAGGTTCATCTCGCGATGCACTGCAAAGCTCACCACCAGCGCATAGAAGGCAGCCACGACAGCGGCCTCGGTCGGTGTGAACACCCCCGACTTCATGCCGCCGATGATGATCAACGGCATCAGCAGGGCCCAGAAGGCCTTGGCGGTGGCCTGCAGGCGCGCGGCCATCGGCATCGGCTCGCCTTGCGGCAGGTCGATCTTGCGCAACTGCAGCTTCCAGGCAATGAGCAGGCCCAGGCCCATCACCAACCCCGGGAAGATGCCCGCGAGGAACAGCGCCGAGATCGAGGTGTTGGTGGTGACGCCGTAGATCACGAACGGCATCGACGGCGGAATGATCGGCGCAATGATGCCGCCTGAGGCGATGAGCCCCGCCGAGGTGCCCATCGGATAGCCGTGGCGGCGCATCATCGGCAGCAGGATGGTGGCCAGCGCGGCGGTGTCGGCCAGGGCCGAGCCGCTCATGCTGGCCATCAGCACCGAAGCGCCAATCGCCACGAAGCCCAGCCCGCCGCGGATGTGGCCGACCCAGGCCTGCGCCATCAGGATGATGCGTCGGCTGATGCCGCCGGCATTCATCAGCTCACCGGCCAGGATGAAGAAGGGCACGGCCAGCAGCGGGAAGCTGTCGATGCCGGCCACCAGGTTCTGCGCCAGCAGCTGGGTGTCCCAGAAATCCAGCGCCCAGGCCATGCCGGCGCCGGTCAGCACCAGCGCAAAGGCCATGGGAATGCCCAGGCCCATCAGCAGCAGCATGCCGACGACGAAAACGATGAAGGAAAGGGCTTCGTTGCTCATGATGTGATCGCTCGCCCGTTCATTCGACGTCGCTCTCGTGGTCCAGATCCAGCGGCCGCTGGCGCAGCAGTTCCCAACCCGCCATCAGCGCGATGGCCACGCTGGACAGCAAGGCCGGCAGCGGCAGCAAGGCATTCGAATAACCCAGCACCACCGATTGGCTGTCCAGGCCCACCCTCACCTGCTGCCAGGCGCCCCAGGCCACCAGCACGGCTGCCACGATCACCGCGATGCGGATGAGCGCGGCCACCAGCTTCAGCACCGTCGGCTTCTTGCGCAGCGGCAGCAGCAGACTGGTGAAGGCCATGTGCTGGCCCAGCGGATAGGCGGCGGTCGCGCCGATGAAGACCATCCACACGAACAGCAACCGGGAGAGCTCCTCGCTCGCCGCCACGCCGCTGCCGAAGCCATAACGCAGCACCACATTGACGAACACCGCCACGGCCATCACCGCCAGGCACAGCGCCATCGCGCTTTCGCTGGCGGTCTGCCACAGGCTTTTCGGTGCGGTCGCCGGGCCCGGTGTGCCCGGTGTGCCCGGTGTGCCCGATGTGCCCGGCACGGGGGATTGCGGATCGGATGCGCTCATCGGGCGATCTCCTGTTGCGCCAGCAGGTGCAGCACCTGCGTCAGTTGTTCGCCCGGGGACAGCGCCGCGGACACGGTCACCACGCCCGGCTCGCCGATCGGTGGCTCCAGCGTCTGGAACTGGCTGTCGACCAGGCTGGCGGGGAAGATGTGGCCCGCCGCGCGGGCAGAGACGCGCTCCAGCGCGAGCGCTTTGTCGATCTCGAGGAAGACGAAGCCCAAGCTCGGGCAAGCGGCGCGCAGGCGATCGCGGTAGACCCGCTTGAGGGCGGAGCAGCTCAGCACCACCGGCGCCTGGCTGGCCAGCATGCCGCCCAGGCGGTCCAGCCAGCCCCAGCGGTCCTCGTCGGTCAATGGCTGGCCGGCCTGCATCTTCACGATCGAGGCCGGCGCATGGTGCGCGTCGCCCTCGATGAAGGCCCAGCCCAGCGTGCTCGCCAGGGTCTGGCCGACGCTGGTCTTGCCGCATCCGGCCACGCCCATCACCACCAGGGCGCGCGGGGAAATCGTGGGGGCATTCGACATTGGATAGCGCTGTCCCGATTCTGAAAAAGAGACGGCGATGGGGTCGCCGTCCTGTCTCCGTGTTGTGCTTCGCGAGGGCTGTGGCCGGGCGACATGTCGTCCTGGTCAAGTGCCCTCGCGCCTGTTTTGACCGCCGCTTCAAGCGACGGGATAGCGCTATCTTAGGCCGACGACCGCAGCACCAAATCAGGGATTACACGCAGGTTACGAACCGGTGCGAGCGAGCCATGCCGTTCCGGATTCGAGCCGGCGGGTGGGTTCGACAGCGGCGGGCGGGCGGGCCGAAGCCGCACGGCGACAGGCCCGGATCAGGGTCAGTCCGCTATCGGGCCGGGGGAGGACAGCGCTATCCTGCCTCTCCCTCTTCCAGTGCATGCCTTGTCGATGTCCTCATTTCCCGCACCGAAACGGCGCCGCGCCACCGGACGAGTCACGCTGCAGGATGTGGCCCTGGCGGCCGAGGTCAGCCCCATCACCGCCTCACGCGCGTTGCGCGGCGAACGAGGCGTGGCGGTGGAGTTGGTGGAGCGGGTGCGCGAAGCCGTGGCGCGACTGGGCTATGTGCCCGACCCGGCCGCGCGCGCGCTGGCCTCCTCACGCAGCAACCAGGTGGCGGTGCTGATTCCGCTGCTGTCCAACGCGCTGTTTGTGGATCTGCTTGACGAGGCCCAGCGCACCCTGCTGGCGGCGGGCTACCAGAGCCTGATCGGCATCACCCACTACCAGCCGGAGGAAGAGGAAGCGCTGCTGCGCAGCTACCTCATGAACCGTCCCGCCGGCCTGCTGGTGACTGGCTTCGACCGCACCGACGAGGCCCGGGCCCTGATCCAGGGCAGCGGCATTCCCTGCGTGCATGTGATGGAGAACCGCCGCGACGAGGGGCTGTATTCGGTCGGCTTCTCACAGCAGTCGGCCGGTCATGCGATGACGGCGGAGCTGAGACGCCGGGGATATTCCCGCATTGCCTTTGCCGCCGCCCAGTTGGACCCGCGCACCTTGCAGCGCGCCGCCGGCTATCGCGCCGCGATGGGCGAGCTGCATGATCCGGCGCTGGAGTTCATGGATGCGGCGCCCTCCTCCTTCGCGCTGGGCGCCGAGCTGCTGGAGCGGGTGATGCGGGAGGCGCCGGATGTCGACGCGGTCTTCTTCAACAACGACGACCTGGCCCAAGGCGCCTTGCTGCAGGCGCTGCGGCGCGGTTGGCGTGTGCCGGAGCAGGTCGCGATCGTCGGATTCAACGACCTGACCGGCGGCGATCAGATGCTGCCGCCGTTGTCGACGGTGCGCACCCCGCGCGGCGAGATCGGGCTGAGGGCGGGCGAGATGCTGGTCTCGCTGATGCGCGGCGACACGGTGCCGGAGCCCTGCCTGGACCTGGGGTTCGAGCTGGTGCTGCGCGACAGCTGTTGAAGATCGATCTGCGCCAGCAGGGCCAAACAGTGGCGGCGATGCCGCAGGCCGCGGCTCGGCGGCACGATCACCGCCCCCAGCCGCAGTCCGTAGCGGCGCTCCTGGCGCTCGGCCTGCAGCACGGCGCCGGCGAGGCGGGAGAGTCGCCAGTCATCATCGGCCGCCGGGTCATGGCCCTGCAAAGGCGCCAGCGCCAGGGCCGGCGTCGCTGCGACCGCTGGTGCGTCAGGGGGCAGACATCCCTCGCCGGCATCGCCCTGATCGTCCGCAGTCCGCTTGGACACCATCGCCAGGCGTTCCGCGTCCACATCGGCCAGATCCAGCCAGAGGGGCTGGTCAATCGCCGACGTCGGCCGTGCGGGCCGTCCCGGCGAGCTGCGTGTGGGTCCGGACACCGGTGCAGACCCCACGGCAACTGCCGGTGATGGGGCCGGCTGCAATGGCCGCGGATACACCAGCAGCTGCACCCCATGCCGCCAGCAGGCAGAGGCGTGGAACAGGCTCAACGGGTGGGCGGTCTGCACGATCAGCGCCGGCATGGCCTGCAGTCCGCGCGAGGTCGTCGGACAGGCGACCAGGGTCAGATCGTGAGAACGGGGCGGGACATCCATCCAGGCGCTCGGGCTGTTCAGCCCTTCCCGGACCACCGCAAGGTCCCAGCGCGCGCGGCGGGTGGGGTTGTCCAGTCGAAACTCCACCATCGCGTTGTCGCCCGCAAAAGTCGATGCCGGCGTCACCAGTCGCATCGTCAGGCCATCCAAGGCCTGCCAAGCCCGCAGCGCGCCCACCAGCACCAACACCAGCAGCGCGATCGCCGCCCACCGCCATGCGCCGTGCCCGTCGCTGCCCAGGCTCTGGTCCGTCACCGCCAGCACACCGGCCAGCCCCAGCGCGACACCGCAAAGGCGAGTCGGGCGCAAGCGCAAGTCGTCTCCGCTGATCGTATGGCGGCACTCGCTCCCGCCATCGCCGAAGCAGGCCCGCACGCTGTCCTGGCCGCGCGTCGCCGACATCGTTGACATCGCCGACATTGCAGACATCGCCGACACCAGGTCCCGCCCGCGGCACCGCGAGGAAGCGGAGATCGTCGGGCGGGGCATTGAAGACGTCGATGCCGATGCCCGCGATGCCGCACCGGCCGACGACGCGTCCGATCGGTGGCTGGCCGCCAGGCGCAAGTTCGGCGGCTCGGAGATCGGACGGGGCGAGGCGTCAGGGGCGTGGAAGGAGCTGGACATGATCTGAGGTGGCAATCAACTGCCGATCAATGTGCCCGCCCCCTTCCCTCGCGCACCATGACTCAAAGGTGCATCCGACCTGCAATCCCTAACGAGAACAAGGCGCTCAGTCCGCGATACCGGGCGTCGGCGTGATGGATGCCACACCGCCGAGTTCAGCGCCCGACGCGCTGCCGTGCCCGCTGCGGTCAACGCCCTTGCCCGCTGGGGACGGGTCCGTCGCGCCGAAGGTCTTGCGGCCCCGCACCAGGTAGGAATAGATCACCGGCACCACCACCAGGGTGAGCAGGGTCGAGGTGATCACGCCACCGATGATCGCCCGGCCCATTGGCGCCTGGATTTCACCGCCTTCGTTCAGCGCAATCGCCATCGGCAGCATGCCGAACACCATCGCCGCGGTGGTCATGATGATCGGCCGCATCCGGATCAGGCCGGCCTGCAGCAGCGCGTCGGGGATCGACAGGCCCTGGTCCTTGCGGGCATGGTTGGCGAAGTCCACCAACAGGATCGCGTTCTTGGTGACCAGGCCCATCAGCATCACCAGGCCGATCATCGAGAAGACGTTCAACGTGGTCTTCCACAGCAGCAGGGCCAACATGACCCCGATGAGCGCCAGGGGCAGCGAGGCCATGATCGCGATCGGCTGGACGAAGCTGCCGAACTGGCTGGCCAGCACGATGTAGATGAAGATCAGCGCCAGGCCCATCGCGATCAGCAGCCCGTTGAAGGCTTCCGCCTGCTGCTTGCCGTCACCATCGACCATGAAGCTGATGCCGGTCGGCAGCTGGGTTTCCTTGATCAGCTTCTGCACATCGGCGTTGACGTCGCCGCTGGGCCGACCCTGCACGCCGGCATACACCGCTTCGCGTCGCTGCAGGTTCTGGCGGCGGATCACCTCCGGATTGAAGACCGGCTCGATGGTGGCCACCTGGTCCAGCGAGATCGGCGTCCCGTCCCGGGCAAAGGCCACCGGCAGGCCGCGCATCTGCTCGATGTTCTGGCGCTGCGCCTTGGGCAGGCGCAGCAGCACCTC
The Roseateles amylovorans genome window above contains:
- a CDS encoding TRAP transporter substrate-binding protein, with protein sequence MTTSPTQGLTRTARRLTLAAGAALALAAVLPVQAQDIKPRLIRFGYGLAENSNQGRAVKMFADEVQKLSGGKMRIRAIGGAALGPDTQMQQALIGGAQEMMVGSTATLVGIAKEMALWDTPFLVNNTREADALLDGPVGDKVRAKLEDKGMVGLVYWENGFRNLTNSKRPVTKLEDLNGIKLRVMQNNVFLDSFKQLGANAVPLPYSELFTALETNAVDGQENPYNTILSAKFYEVQKYLTITNHVYSPWIVTVSKKFWDGLSKDEKAVLQKAAVASRDFERKDTRAEAAKALADLKSRGMQVNELSPTEAARMRDKLTHVNAGVATQVGMDLWNETQAQLAKLRGGK
- a CDS encoding TRAP transporter large permease codes for the protein MSNEALSFIVFVVGMLLLMGLGIPMAFALVLTGAGMAWALDFWDTQLLAQNLVAGIDSFPLLAVPFFILAGELMNAGGISRRIILMAQAWVGHIRGGLGFVAIGASVLMASMSGSALADTAALATILLPMMRRHGYPMGTSAGLIASGGIIAPIIPPSMPFVIYGVTTNTSISALFLAGIFPGLVMGLGLLIAWKLQLRKIDLPQGEPMPMAARLQATAKAFWALLMPLIIIGGMKSGVFTPTEAAVVAAFYALVVSFAVHREMNLRDLHGVLVRAAKTTAIVMFLCAGAQVASYMITLADLPGVLSGWLGGLIESPRLLMALMMVLLVLIGTALDLTPTILIFAPVMLPIAVKAGIDPVYFGLMFVLNGAIGLITPPVGTVLNVVAGVGRLSMHQVIKGVNPFLLTYAVILVLFTCFPQLVIAPMHWLR
- a CDS encoding TRAP transporter small permease subunit, with the translated sequence MALCLAVMAVAVFVNVVLRYGFGSGVAASEELSRLLFVWMVFIGATAAYPLGQHMAFTSLLLPLRKKPTVLKLVAALIRIAVIVAAVLVAWGAWQQVRVGLDSQSVVLGYSNALLPLPALLSSVAIALMAGWELLRQRPLDLDHESDVE
- a CDS encoding gluconokinase yields the protein MSNAPTISPRALVVMGVAGCGKTSVGQTLASTLGWAFIEGDAHHAPASIVKMQAGQPLTDEDRWGWLDRLGGMLASQAPVVLSCSALKRVYRDRLRAACPSLGFVFLEIDKALALERVSARAAGHIFPASLVDSQFQTLEPPIGEPGVVTVSAALSPGEQLTQVLHLLAQQEIAR
- a CDS encoding LacI family DNA-binding transcriptional regulator: MSSFPAPKRRRATGRVTLQDVALAAEVSPITASRALRGERGVAVELVERVREAVARLGYVPDPAARALASSRSNQVAVLIPLLSNALFVDLLDEAQRTLLAAGYQSLIGITHYQPEEEEALLRSYLMNRPAGLLVTGFDRTDEARALIQGSGIPCVHVMENRRDEGLYSVGFSQQSAGHAMTAELRRRGYSRIAFAAAQLDPRTLQRAAGYRAAMGELHDPALEFMDAAPSSFALGAELLERVMREAPDVDAVFFNNDDLAQGALLQALRRGWRVPEQVAIVGFNDLTGGDQMLPPLSTVRTPRGEIGLRAGEMLVSLMRGDTVPEPCLDLGFELVLRDSC